From one Magnolia sinica isolate HGM2019 chromosome 18, MsV1, whole genome shotgun sequence genomic stretch:
- the LOC131232770 gene encoding arginase 1, mitochondrial — protein MLNLGKKGIHYLHKLNAEKVPAALIENGQNRVIDASLTLIRERAKLKGELVRALGGAVASTSLLGVPLGHNSSFLQGPAFAPPRIREAIWCGSTNSSTEEGKELNDPRILTDVGDVPVQEIRDCGIDDDRLMNIISESVKLVMEEDPLRPLVLGGDHSISFPVVRAVSEKLGGPVDILHLDAHPDIYHAFEGNKYSHASPFARIMEGGYARRLLQVGLRSITSEGREQGKRFGVEQYEMRTFSRDRQILENLKLGEGVKGVYISLDVDSLDPAFAPGVSHIEPGGLSFRDVLNILHNLQADVVAADVVEFNPQRDTVDGMTAMVAAKLVRELTAKISK, from the exons ATGTTGAATCTAGGGAAGAAAGGGATCCACTACTTGCATAAATTGAATGCTGAAAAGGTCCCGGCAGCGTTGATAGAAAATGGTCAGAATCGTGTTATAGATGCTTCCCTTACTCTTATTCGTGAGAGGGCAAAGCTTAAG GGAGAGCTTGTGCGGGCTTTAGGAGGTGCAGTTGCATCGACATCACTTCTTGGAGTTCCTCTAGGACATAATTCATCTTTCCTTCAGGGACCCGCATTTGCTCCTCCCCGGATTAGGGAGGCCATCTGGTGTGGTAGCACAAACTCAAGCACTGAAGAAG GGAAAGAACTAAATGATCCACGCATTTTAACTGATGTTGGTGATGTTCCTGTACAAGAGATTCGAGATTGTGGCATAGATGATGACAGATTGATGAATATTATAAGTGAATCTGTCAAGCTAGTGATGGAAGAA GATCCACTGCGTCCATTGGTTTTAGGTGGTGATCACTCGATATCTTTTCCTGTTGTAAGAGCTGTATCTGAGAAACTTGGGGGACCTGTGGATATTCTTCATTTGGATGCTCATCCAGATATCTATCATGCCTTTGAAGGAAACAAATATTCGCATGCTTCCCCTTTTGCAAGAATAATGGAGGGTGGTTATGCTCGGCGGCTTCTGCAA GTTGGTCTCAGATCAATAACAAGTGAAGGGCGTGAACAAGGGAAGCGATTTGGTGTGGAGCAGTATGAGATGCGCACTTTCTCGAGAGATCGTCAAATTTTGGAGAATCTG AAATTAGGAGAAGGTGTAAAGGGCGTGTACATTTCATTAGATGTGGACAGTCTCGACCCTGCATTCGCTCCTGGGGTGTCGCATATTGAGCCAGGAGGTCTATCTTTCCGTGATGTCCTCAACATCCTGCACAACCTTCAGGCTGATGTTGTAGCAGCCGACGTGGTCGAGTTCAATCCACAGCGTGACACCGTCGATGGAATGACTGCTATGGTTGCTGCAAAACTGGTAAGAGAGCTCACCGCGAAGATCTCCAAATGA